A DNA window from Paenibacillus sp. HWE-109 contains the following coding sequences:
- a CDS encoding glycosyl hydrolase family 8, whose protein sequence is MKNYKHIGAALVLSISLVTAYLTAQPTLAVGEMRPFPQHTVYTAGTIKPNNVTQAAMDASVEQYYDEWVSRYIVASPNVPSEEYVWYNKEGEGASDASIVSTSEGHGYGMLVTALMAGYSANAKTHFDKLYKFYKSHPSANNAYTMGWQQRKDSSGNIVAASGGSDSATDGDMDIAYALLLADKQWGSSGTINYLAAATNAINGIMQADVNASVWNLKLGDWAANSDATYGKGTRPSDFMLSHLKAFQDATGNANWGNVINKTYAIINQLYTNNSPNTGLLPDFANSSSGTTYAPVAANYLEDVTDGSYAYNSCRTPWRIATDYLISGDTSSWNELTKLNSWIKTKTSSNPANIKDGYSLSGTALSGTSSGVQAFIAPFAVSAMIDSSNQTWLNSLWSNMTSTTTASTGYYENSIRLLSMIVVSGNWWSPVSSGTTPTPTATPTATPTPTATPTTTPSPTPTPSGNLALGKTYNASTTWSASYTAAQAFDGSSTTRWSASNGSLSNQWISVDLGAATAVDQVVIKETTYQRVTGYKLQSSSDGITYADIAGTSGTSIGASKTINFTELSARYLRLYISTASAVPTINEIEVYNQ, encoded by the coding sequence ATGAAGAATTATAAACATATTGGCGCAGCGCTCGTTCTATCCATCAGCTTGGTAACGGCGTATCTAACGGCACAACCTACATTGGCGGTAGGGGAAATGAGGCCTTTTCCACAGCATACCGTGTACACAGCAGGGACAATTAAGCCGAACAACGTAACACAAGCGGCCATGGATGCATCGGTAGAGCAGTATTATGACGAATGGGTAAGCCGTTATATTGTTGCGAGCCCGAATGTGCCAAGCGAAGAATACGTTTGGTATAACAAGGAGGGCGAAGGGGCTTCGGACGCGAGTATCGTATCCACCTCAGAAGGTCATGGATACGGGATGCTGGTCACGGCGCTGATGGCTGGCTACAGTGCGAATGCTAAGACCCATTTTGACAAACTCTATAAATTTTACAAGTCGCATCCAAGCGCTAACAATGCCTATACGATGGGTTGGCAGCAGCGCAAAGACAGCAGTGGCAACATTGTGGCAGCCAGTGGCGGCAGTGACTCAGCGACTGATGGCGATATGGATATTGCCTACGCACTGCTGCTCGCGGATAAGCAGTGGGGGAGCAGCGGAACGATCAACTATTTGGCTGCAGCAACCAATGCAATCAATGGGATCATGCAGGCTGATGTCAACGCTAGTGTATGGAACTTGAAACTAGGAGATTGGGCGGCGAATAGCGATGCGACTTACGGCAAAGGAACGCGGCCTTCCGATTTCATGTTAAGCCATCTCAAAGCTTTCCAAGATGCTACCGGCAATGCCAACTGGGGAAATGTAATCAACAAAACTTATGCCATAATCAATCAGCTCTATACAAATAACAGCCCGAATACTGGCTTGCTGCCAGACTTTGCCAACAGCAGCTCAGGCACGACCTATGCACCGGTTGCTGCAAATTATTTGGAAGATGTAACGGATGGCAGTTACGCTTACAACTCATGCCGCACACCTTGGCGTATAGCTACCGACTATTTAATTTCAGGTGATACGAGTTCTTGGAATGAACTTACGAAGCTGAACAGCTGGATCAAAACCAAGACTTCGAGCAACCCTGCCAACATCAAAGACGGTTATTCGCTTAGCGGTACGGCGCTTTCCGGCACATCCTCAGGCGTTCAAGCCTTTATTGCTCCGTTTGCTGTGAGCGCGATGATCGATTCCAGCAATCAGACTTGGTTGAACAGCCTTTGGAGCAATATGACGAGCACAACCACGGCATCAACTGGCTATTATGAAAATAGCATTCGTCTGTTGTCGATGATCGTCGTTTCCGGAAATTGGTGGTCACCTGTTTCTTCGGGAACTACGCCAACACCGACTGCTACGCCGACGGCGACACCGACACCGACGGCAACTCCAACGACGACCCCTAGTCCAACACCGACTCCGTCCGGTAATCTGGCGCTAGGCAAGACGTACAATGCATCGACAACCTGGAGTGCCTCTTACACGGCTGCGCAAGCATTTGATGGAAGCAGCACAACGCGTTGGTCAGCTTCCAACGGCTCGCTAAGCAATCAGTGGATCAGCGTTGATTTGGGCGCAGCAACCGCCGTGGATCAGGTTGTCATCAAAGAAACAACCTATCAAAGAGTGACGGGCTACAAGCTGCAGTCCTCGTCCGATGGCATAACATATGCAGATATTGCCGGAACGAGCGGCACTTCCATCGGAGCAAGCAAAACGATCAACTTCACAGAGCTGTCTGCCAGATATCTGCGACTATATATCAGTACAGCAAGCGCCGTGCCAACGATTAATGAGATTGAAGTGTATAATCAGTAA
- a CDS encoding discoidin domain-containing protein — MWHKIIIACVTMTLVFSGLWVPAMPKVAAATGAPMVVSSLEGSVTQEEINSFKQYILSSSVNLPVNNYGNDFVYGPSGQNVEAMGYMYEISGDRSILDQMVKFSELMLSARNNPDTGRVLWNGNRELSWPNKKVGETNSDGLVIDGYSGSENGDVIGHIAYSAKLILQNKSLWNQIVPYGDGALYGETYLQRAKKYIAELDRTMDTYMIPNFVKPDTFRQYWPNDPRWSSTGSAAPNSAIPWNQQMMINNGFMRLAECHELLADDQPRVDLYDKIVKASIEWFTASLEPYQVAGHDVYKWWYVADYFGKVEDADGVHAANDIMGMTRAYDRGKYGVTQETLIKLSNTIRYVISTGTGNFYCKVDGLPTSCTLTNLWSEYLHIAPYNPDPAVYRLLANPYYMSTVLTSPIYFARMMWVKEHTSWTRNVDADLSPAWEAESYSSRSGAFTRQACEVCSKGAYMQSPEDSVSKLNYRLSVAHGGNLYVHILGSSSGAGGGSLKLYVDAGPEVNATTSSSGWGWTTASQALTLADGPHQLTITSQGNGAQLDKIVLSKSPTPPIDALLPKLTDIRINGVSLANFAPSTYSYTAALPLGTKVIPIISATSLHNVEITQAQQVFGTAIITVKDRQDPYLQAKYEVQMTGFPIYGDIPDRFMTFPIQSVTASAGYHASFPPANAIDGDLNTRYAAKGITHWIQFDLGANKPIRSAVISFLKGDVDRYTFDLQVSEDGLVWTSVYSGKSSGKTAGLEIFPFEQVNARYVKYNGKGNSKDTWNNINEIYIGGVVEDVAAPVTTDDGQSGWHADNQIIHLSAVDSGSGVAHTYYSLNGGPETEGTVVNIDQEGSNELAYYSVDTAGNREFKKSTLIQVDKSGPTITPTVSMAVYVTDTVSFNFGIADTFSGVNDKVIKLDGKLVASPYVIEPMSLTLGNHLVSVIAADRVGNQSEQQFVLKVSMDIDHLDEALLYAKQKGWIKSDLVYKGLTALVGVIQKAPKEHVNQGLQALEVLVKAQKGHLIDEATASKLLEWIAALKRS; from the coding sequence ATGTGGCATAAAATCATTATAGCTTGCGTGACCATGACGCTTGTTTTCTCTGGTCTCTGGGTACCGGCGATGCCGAAAGTTGCGGCTGCAACCGGAGCGCCAATGGTGGTTAGCAGCTTGGAAGGATCAGTCACACAAGAGGAGATTAATTCCTTTAAGCAGTATATTCTTTCGAGTTCGGTCAATCTGCCAGTAAACAATTATGGAAATGATTTCGTATACGGACCAAGCGGCCAGAACGTTGAGGCTATGGGGTATATGTATGAAATCAGCGGAGATCGTTCGATCCTTGATCAGATGGTTAAATTCAGTGAGTTGATGCTGTCTGCCCGGAACAATCCGGATACAGGACGTGTGCTGTGGAATGGGAATCGAGAGCTGTCTTGGCCTAACAAAAAGGTTGGTGAAACCAACAGCGATGGTTTAGTTATTGACGGCTACTCAGGCAGCGAGAATGGAGATGTTATCGGGCACATTGCGTACAGTGCGAAACTCATTTTACAAAATAAATCGCTTTGGAATCAAATCGTGCCTTATGGCGATGGTGCCCTGTACGGTGAAACCTATTTGCAGAGGGCAAAGAAATACATCGCAGAGCTTGATCGGACGATGGACACATACATGATCCCAAATTTCGTCAAACCGGATACGTTCCGTCAATACTGGCCGAATGACCCAAGGTGGAGCAGCACCGGAAGCGCAGCGCCGAATTCAGCGATTCCCTGGAATCAGCAAATGATGATCAATAACGGTTTCATGCGGTTGGCGGAATGCCACGAGCTGCTTGCTGATGATCAGCCAAGAGTGGACCTCTACGATAAGATCGTCAAAGCATCGATTGAGTGGTTCACGGCTTCCCTGGAACCTTATCAAGTCGCTGGACACGATGTGTATAAATGGTGGTATGTGGCCGACTATTTCGGCAAAGTAGAGGATGCGGATGGCGTTCATGCAGCTAACGACATTATGGGGATGACCCGGGCTTACGACCGAGGCAAATATGGTGTGACGCAAGAGACACTGATCAAACTATCGAACACGATTCGGTATGTGATTTCTACGGGAACAGGCAACTTTTACTGTAAAGTGGACGGACTTCCGACGAGCTGTACGCTGACGAATCTGTGGAGCGAATATTTGCATATCGCGCCGTATAATCCTGATCCGGCCGTTTACCGCTTGCTAGCCAATCCCTACTATATGAGCACTGTGCTTACGAGCCCGATCTATTTTGCGCGAATGATGTGGGTGAAAGAACATACAAGCTGGACCCGGAATGTGGATGCCGATCTGTCGCCCGCATGGGAAGCGGAAAGCTATTCAAGCAGATCGGGGGCTTTTACAAGGCAGGCATGTGAGGTTTGCTCCAAAGGAGCCTATATGCAATCGCCGGAGGATTCAGTGTCTAAGCTGAATTATCGTTTGAGTGTTGCGCATGGCGGCAATTTGTATGTGCATATTCTTGGATCATCCAGCGGAGCCGGGGGAGGCAGCTTGAAGTTGTACGTAGATGCGGGTCCAGAAGTGAATGCTACAACTTCGTCTTCCGGTTGGGGATGGACAACAGCTTCACAAGCCCTGACTTTAGCAGATGGCCCCCATCAGCTAACGATCACGTCGCAGGGCAATGGCGCGCAGCTGGATAAAATCGTCTTATCCAAAAGTCCGACTCCGCCGATCGATGCGCTTTTGCCGAAACTGACGGATATTCGAATCAATGGCGTTTCCCTTGCTAATTTTGCTCCATCGACATACAGCTATACCGCTGCATTGCCGCTGGGCACCAAAGTGATTCCTATAATTAGCGCAACCAGTCTGCATAATGTCGAGATTACGCAGGCTCAGCAGGTTTTTGGAACGGCAATTATTACGGTCAAAGACCGCCAAGATCCTTATTTGCAGGCTAAGTATGAGGTCCAAATGACGGGATTCCCGATTTATGGCGATATTCCAGATCGATTTATGACCTTTCCTATCCAAAGTGTGACGGCAAGCGCAGGTTATCATGCCAGCTTCCCACCCGCCAATGCCATTGATGGCGATCTGAATACTCGCTATGCAGCCAAAGGAATTACCCATTGGATTCAATTTGACCTTGGCGCAAACAAGCCGATTCGTTCGGCGGTGATCTCCTTTTTGAAAGGGGATGTGGATCGTTATACCTTTGATTTGCAAGTATCGGAAGACGGACTCGTGTGGACCTCTGTGTACAGCGGCAAAAGCAGCGGGAAAACAGCTGGGCTGGAAATCTTCCCATTCGAGCAGGTCAATGCTAGATATGTGAAATATAACGGGAAAGGCAATTCCAAGGATACATGGAATAATATCAATGAAATCTACATTGGCGGTGTGGTCGAAGATGTGGCAGCACCTGTAACGACAGATGATGGACAAAGTGGTTGGCATGCTGATAATCAAATTATTCATTTGTCAGCGGTAGATAGTGGAAGCGGAGTCGCGCATACGTACTACAGTTTGAATGGCGGGCCTGAGACAGAGGGAACCGTCGTCAACATTGATCAAGAAGGCAGTAATGAGCTTGCTTACTACAGTGTGGACACCGCAGGCAATCGGGAATTCAAGAAATCAACGCTCATTCAAGTGGATAAAAGCGGCCCTACAATTACACCAACTGTCTCTATGGCTGTTTATGTGACGGATACTGTGTCTTTTAATTTTGGAATCGCGGACACCTTCAGTGGCGTTAACGATAAAGTAATTAAGCTGGACGGCAAGCTGGTAGCTTCTCCGTATGTTATTGAACCCATGTCACTGACCCTGGGCAATCACCTCGTTTCGGTTATAGCGGCCGATAGGGTTGGCAACCAATCAGAGCAGCAATTCGTGCTCAAAGTCAGCATGGATATCGATCACTTGGACGAAGCTTTACTGTACGCGAAGCAGAAAGGCTGGATCAAGAGTGACCTCGTGTATAAAGGATTAACGGCGCTGGTTGGTGTCATTCAGAAAGCGCCCAAAGAGCATGTTAATCAGGGGCTGCAAGCTCTTGAAGTGTTGGTCAAAGCACAGAAAGGCCATCTAATCGATGAGGCAACAGCGAGCAAGCTGCTTGAATGGATCGCAGCTTTGAAGAGGTCGTAG
- a CDS encoding discoidin domain-containing protein codes for MPSKKHLIWFGLCFAWLLALLSPSLVYAANPMVVDSYDGALTQNEINSFKAYMQTVEPVVWPNTGSMQGEYAQGASGENIKAMGLMYEMTGDTQILDRMIYFCDVLLSQRNDILAAPYGQRTVWTNTIAPVWPGNNTGTASADSANGDPVGHLAYCAKLILQHPALGSTVVPGGDSYGHGATYAQRAATFVTEADYVVNQFILPKLLNLSNGNKYYFSTQSPYMSGGIMPWNQQMMISYGLQNLAAAHAILGDNPTRVAQYDGIVQTNLNWFFNDNTAKQTYTNSAGKTTYNWGYNPTLLGGEDSNHASLDVAGFYRAYLSGRYGITTAMMMPFANMYADVMMRGPNDFAGRVDGTDGTGHGAPTTYARSGNLFLAALRPDMYYALANADLPNLTSTSMATYSRFMYVKNQRNLGSDTQAPTAPTNLTAAAVSGSQINLSWTAATDNVGVASYAIYRGGTLVGTSATTSYSDMGLTASTTYSYTVKAKDAAANVSAASNTATATTTTSTTSGNLVIGKTYNASTTWNTTYAADKAFDQNTATRWSAANGSLTNQWISVDFGASTAFDQVNLKEISFQRVTSYKLQSSSDGTTFTDIAGTAGTTIGANKTITFGSVNARYLRLYVSAASAVPTIDEMEVYSNAGAADTTAPTTPTGLAASAVSSSQINLSWTASTDNVAVTGYDVYRGAAWVGSTAATSYSDTGLTASTAYSYTVKAKDAAANVSGASSAASATTLGLGNLALGKTYNASTTWSATYPASKAFDVDDVSRWSASSGSVSNQWLSVDFGAATTFNQVVVKEITFQRVTGYKLQSSTDGVTYTDISGTSGTALGASKTINFSPITARYVRLYMTSASAVPTINEVEVYNQ; via the coding sequence ATGCCGTCCAAAAAACATCTTATATGGTTTGGACTTTGTTTCGCTTGGCTGCTTGCCTTGCTTTCACCTTCCTTGGTCTATGCGGCCAATCCGATGGTGGTAGACAGCTACGATGGGGCACTGACACAGAATGAAATTAATTCGTTCAAAGCCTATATGCAAACGGTTGAGCCTGTTGTTTGGCCCAATACCGGATCGATGCAGGGAGAATATGCGCAAGGCGCCAGTGGTGAAAATATTAAAGCCATGGGGCTCATGTATGAGATGACAGGAGATACGCAAATCCTCGACCGGATGATTTATTTCTGCGATGTTCTTCTCTCCCAGCGGAATGATATTCTTGCTGCTCCGTACGGACAGCGCACGGTTTGGACGAATACCATTGCCCCGGTATGGCCTGGCAACAATACAGGAACGGCGTCGGCCGACTCGGCCAATGGCGATCCAGTTGGACATTTGGCTTATTGTGCCAAATTGATCCTGCAGCATCCAGCCCTTGGGAGTACGGTGGTGCCCGGCGGCGACAGTTATGGGCATGGAGCCACCTATGCGCAGCGGGCGGCGACTTTCGTAACGGAAGCCGATTATGTGGTGAATCAATTCATTTTACCGAAACTGCTTAATCTATCCAATGGCAATAAATATTACTTTTCCACGCAATCGCCTTACATGAGCGGTGGGATTATGCCTTGGAATCAACAGATGATGATTTCTTATGGTTTGCAGAATCTGGCAGCAGCGCATGCGATTCTAGGCGATAATCCGACCCGTGTTGCACAATACGACGGTATCGTTCAAACGAACCTGAACTGGTTCTTTAACGATAATACTGCCAAGCAAACGTATACGAACAGCGCTGGCAAAACGACTTACAACTGGGGTTACAATCCAACGCTATTAGGAGGCGAGGATTCCAACCATGCTAGCTTGGATGTCGCTGGTTTCTATCGCGCCTATTTAAGCGGTCGTTATGGCATTACGACGGCTATGATGATGCCATTTGCCAACATGTATGCGGATGTAATGATGAGAGGGCCAAATGATTTCGCAGGCCGTGTTGATGGCACCGACGGAACGGGACATGGCGCGCCAACGACGTATGCTCGCAGCGGCAATCTTTTCTTGGCAGCGCTGCGTCCGGATATGTACTATGCGCTAGCCAATGCGGATTTGCCTAACTTAACGAGCACCAGTATGGCTACGTATTCCCGGTTTATGTATGTGAAAAACCAGCGCAATCTCGGCAGTGATACCCAAGCGCCTACGGCACCAACAAATTTGACGGCTGCAGCGGTATCTGGCAGTCAAATCAATTTGAGCTGGACAGCCGCCACGGATAACGTCGGTGTTGCCAGTTATGCGATTTACCGCGGCGGCACGCTGGTGGGCACTTCTGCCACAACTTCCTACAGCGACATGGGACTAACGGCCTCGACGACTTACAGCTATACCGTCAAAGCGAAAGATGCGGCAGCGAATGTATCGGCTGCAAGCAATACGGCCACTGCGACTACGACAACTTCGACGACGTCGGGAAACTTGGTGATCGGCAAAACCTACAATGCATCTACGACGTGGAACACGACATATGCTGCGGATAAAGCCTTTGACCAGAATACAGCTACGCGCTGGTCTGCTGCTAACGGTTCCTTGACTAATCAATGGATCAGCGTAGATTTTGGAGCCAGTACAGCTTTCGATCAAGTTAATCTGAAGGAAATTTCATTCCAGCGAGTCACATCATACAAGCTGCAATCGTCCAGTGATGGTACCACTTTCACCGATATTGCCGGTACGGCAGGGACGACAATTGGAGCTAATAAAACCATTACCTTTGGCAGTGTGAATGCGAGATATTTGCGTTTGTATGTTAGCGCAGCAAGTGCGGTGCCGACCATCGATGAAATGGAGGTTTACAGCAATGCGGGCGCAGCGGATACAACGGCGCCAACAACGCCAACAGGTTTGGCTGCATCGGCAGTTTCCAGCAGTCAAATCAACCTAAGCTGGACAGCTTCCACAGACAATGTGGCTGTTACAGGTTATGATGTGTACCGGGGAGCAGCATGGGTAGGCTCAACGGCTGCAACGTCCTACAGCGATACTGGGCTCACAGCCTCGACAGCTTACAGCTACACGGTCAAAGCGAAGGATGCGGCAGCGAATGTTTCGGGAGCGAGCAGCGCAGCCAGTGCAACAACGCTGGGTTTGGGAAATCTGGCTCTTGGTAAAACGTACAATGCCTCGACGACATGGAGCGCGACCTACCCAGCTTCCAAAGCATTTGACGTTGATGATGTCTCACGCTGGTCCGCATCCAGCGGATCTGTTAGCAATCAATGGCTCAGTGTGGATTTCGGAGCAGCGACTACGTTCAATCAGGTAGTTGTCAAAGAAATCACGTTTCAGCGAGTGACCGGGTATAAACTCCAGTCCTCTACGGACGGGGTCACTTATACGGATATCTCCGGCACGTCAGGAACTGCGCTCGGAGCGAGCAAAACGATCAACTTCTCTCCTATTACAGCCAGATATGTTCGGCTCTATATGACTTCAGCAAGCGCGGTCCCAACGATCAATGAAGTTGAAGTCTATAACCAATAA